The following DNA comes from Nicotiana sylvestris chromosome 10, ASM39365v2, whole genome shotgun sequence.
AATTCAAACTTGGTCATCTTAGGccactattaaggaactaagtgttacgatttcaacccgaacccttccaaacctaaaccaaccatccccgcaagttatAAACAGTAAAAGTACATAGGGGATGTAAACGGAatttagaaagcaaaacgacctaTCGGATCGTTACATGATGTggcactgaacttgcactccataTATTCTATTTTAGTTCTACTCAACCCGAGATCTTTAGATTCTAGGAACTGTGGCCAACCTCAAGTCTATCATTAACTTTGTCATGTGTCTCACAATCAATGCTATATCATTTACAAATAATATATATCATTGTACTTTTCCTTGAATATGCCGTGTCAACTCATCAATCACAAAGACAAATAAAAATGAGCAAAGATGACTTTAGAAAGAAAATGACGAAGATGAATTTAGAAAATTAGTAAAATTGAGTGATTTTGTAATTAGAAAAGTTAATTTGGTGATTTTTGTGGGATAATAATACAAGTTCAATAGCCTTCATCATTTGGTTGGAAATTTAATCTCATAAAATAATATCCTCTTATCATCCTCCTAAATAGTACTggatttgttttaattaatatgaatttatttcttttttactCTTTTCACAAAGAATAATTCTTTGTAAATTTGGACAGAATTGACCTCTTAGTAAGAAGTTTTATAACTAAAACTTTTGTAAACACATAAATactaaatatatttaaaataacaaATTCTAAAATTTTCTTAGTCAAATTAGTTCAATTAAATCGACACGCAAAAAATAATACttaatgaaaaaaaattaacaaaagaaGACAACAAACGTGTATTACTTGTCTTCCATAGATAGCGAAAATATGTGCCCTATTAATCCACTTATCCTCTgcgagaaaaagaaaaagaaaaagaaaaagggaggaaataaaaagaccatTTATCCAAATTGAAGCCCACCTCGTAAATCCCGACCTACCCTCAAATTCGATGCACGACAACGACAAGCACCCTCAATATTCGTAATTTAATCCCGAACACAGATACTGGATAAACATAAACTATCCCACTTGTGTGTCAATAGATTCTCCTTCAAAAACTTTGCTGGATATTTTTCTTCGAGCAAAAAGATCTGAAACAGGTTAATTTTCATCGCCAAATGCAGTCACTTAGTTTTAATCTTAATGCCGGAACGAAAGTGTCATGGCCTGGTCGATTTAACCAGGGAGATGGAAGCAAGCAACAAATTCACATCAGGGGAAATGTGAAGATGTTTAGAATTATGGCGTGTGCGCCTGAGATGAATAGTGGTGCAGAGAGCCAGAGTTCTAGTCCGAGTCGAAGTGAGAGTTCCTTCCTTTCCCGTAGCCAGACCTATGCACTTCTGAAACAGCAAATGGAAGTCGCCACCAAATCTGAGGTCAGCACCTTCATATGCATTGACACTTTTTAATTTAGTTTCGTGTATGGAAAATATGTGTGGATTTACCTTTTTGTCAGTTCACGAGGCACCCGGTGTTTGCACGAAATCAATAAATGCATGGCATTCATATTTTACATGAGCTTACATCTAATTAATACTCCATTTGTTTTAGAATTGATTCGGAGTAGGAgtgtaataatttgtaatttaGGTCTCAATTAGGTTTTAGGATATCAATTTCTTAATCTTTTTGAAACAAAATTTACTTGATTAGAGTCTAGATTTTTAAAAAAGGTACCATAAAGGGCAACTTTTTTTTAATTAGAGATATTTAACATATAAGAAAAAGgcgatttaaaaaaaaaacagttttGATTGCCCAAATAGTAATAGTTTCATATAAAGTGGAGTGGATGAATTATTAATTATCATCTCATTTTATGGCTTAATCATGATTAATTAATTTGATTTGGTTCAAATATGATGTGTGAGCAAGTCTTTGACTTCGTAGAATTAGTCTCACGCAATACATTATTACTAAACGCCTCCATGTCACAATCCGGCATGCCCCATGCTTGTTCGATGTATAAGttgaaatttttattaaaatattgaTTAATGCAAGTTCACACCAATTATGATAGACATTTTTTAGGTCCATAGGTACTCCTCATCATTGGCCTTAAAAGCTAGATTTCCTTGTTTGTACTTTTTTTGTGGATGCGAAATTCCACTCAAATGCATTAATTTTGTGATTGCCAGCTTAAACATGATTACATTGCTATAAAAATTGGGTTACTGTTATCTTGGTGAAAGATTTAGAACTTCAAGAAGAATAGAGGAGAAATTTAAAGCTTTTATCCGCTATGTTGGTAGATGCAAATGAATGCTATTTTGTTCACATGCTGagttggattatatatatatgtaggacTACAAGCAGGCGGCGAGACTTCGTGATTCATTGAAAATATTTGAGGATGAAGAGCCTGTTTTGCGGCTTAGGAGATTGTTGAAAGAGGCTATTGCAGAAGAGAGGTTTGAGGTACCAGTTCGGCTGTTCCTTTCTCCCAAACAAGTGTTATCAACTGGAGGACCGAAAAATGTTTAGGTTCATTCTATATGCTTAGACAAATTCATTAACAAACAAATTTAGATTTAAGAGATATGGACCTAAATTATCTAACTCTACCTTGTGAAAGCCACAAAATTTGGCCtgcttttggatttgtatttGAAAATTGCAATTCTGAACATACTCACCAAGTGAATTTGCTTGTATATCTTGGATTCTCGAATAGAGTAAATTAAATTTTGGTGTGTAATTGATAGAAGTCCTGCTATTTTTGTTTTGAATGGTGCAGATAATACCCTAATGGCCTAATTTTAACTAACATGCAGAAATAGGATTGTTAAAATAAAAGACAATTTTCAACTATTGTCTTAAATTTGTATGCATGCTGAAGGTAAGGGGTAAAATTTGAAGCCAATGGATGGTTTTTACTCCTTCCAAAATAGAATTAGAAATAAAAGCGTGTTTTGAGCGCTGAAAAGGTCGTAAGGAAATTAAACCAGCAAGATGAGGTCTCCTTTTACATGTTTTCCAAAGTCAGAGATTCGTGCAAGTTCAAAATCAATGACAAAACACACACGAATTATAAGGTATTAAAAGGCGCAATCTGTTTTTATAGTACACAAGTGTGCTATATTATTGCACAAATTTGACTCTAAATGTCAACTCCATATTTTATTTTCTCAATTATTTAGGTACGTGCCATTATTGGAGATACATGACAATGCATGATAACATCCTGAAACCTAGCAATTGTTGCTTTTGAAAACTTCAAGAAATAGATGTGCTGATTTAGAATTGTATAAACTTTCTCATCTCTCTGGTAGTGCTATAACAGCTATCCATCGATTATTTGAAGTCACCCTTCATCTATGTTTACCCTTTCTCGCCCTCTTTCTCCATGTCTTCCCAGGATGCAGCGAGGTACCGTGATGAGTTAAAGGATGTCGCTCCGCATTCTCTGTTGAAATGTTCGAGTGACGCAACAACACTGGTATGAAATATCCAATTTTTATTCAGGAATTATCATGCTTCTGTTTAACTTTCTTTTACTAGCTGGATTACCAGATTGGGTTGTTGCTCATGAAGCTTTATGAATAATGAATTTTGACATAAGTGCCTTTGTATACAGTATACTTTAAGGACAAAAATGTGGGAAAGAAGTAATGAGTTTTTTTGGACTTTCATGCATGCCCTCATTATGTTCCACATCTTTTTTTCATGCACATGACCTGTCTTTTTACACCTCTAACAGTTTCTGGGCCCCTTTTCTTCTAAAATACAAAAGATATATATGCTATTATATAATTCAGGTGTCATTTATGACTCTTCCTATTATTATGGGGTCTTAACTAAGAAATATTAAGTTTTTACCACATTAAATATGCCTGCATAAACACTATAAAAGAAGCCCGTCAGGATCTAAATAAAGGCTCCTTTTGTGTGCGTCAGTTTTTGCATATGATTGATTGATGGTTAGATCTTTCTGATAAGCTCATAATTTCACATTCACGATAAGCTTATTGAAGCCTGAACATCTCATAATCAGACTTTTCATAAGTTTATTGAAGCTGAGCAGTTATGTAATCTCTGAAATATCTACTCAACATTGCTTTGTCTAGGGTATCAGGGTTCAAGTTAGAAGCGTGTATATAGAAGGTCGAAGTCATCCTTCAAAAGGCCTTTATTTTTTTGCTTATAGAATAAGAATTACCAACAACTCAGATCGTCCTGTTCAGCTTCTGAGAAGGCACTGGATCATCACTGATGCTAATGGAAAAACAGAAAATGTCTGGTGAGTCGCTAATTTTGCTGTTTGGCACATTTGTGGGAGATAATACTGTTTATGTTTTAACTTATGCATGTCCTTTCTTTTGTAACTTTATGTTGTCATCATTCTGTTTGGTGGTAATTTGATTTtgcttattttttttataaatttggaCTGAAGATAAACAATGTAATATCGTTCCTTCTGATAGGGGAATTGGTGTCATTGGTGAACAACCGGTAATACTTCCCAACACTGGTTTTGAATACTCATCTGCATGCCCATTAGGAACTCCAAGTGGAAGAATGGTAAGAAACTAATTTGTTTCCCTTTCCTTTCCTACATGAGATGCAACCATGTACTCTCATTTTCATCTTTGCTGTGGCATTTTTATGCTGAGGTCAATATTTAATTGCACCTGAAGATCATTTTTCTTAAGAGCGCATTTGGCCACCTAATATTCTTTATGAAAAAGTAATAAAGGGTAGTACTTTTTAGAGGTTTAGATTGTGCTCTCAAGTTAGCTGTACGTATGTTTGAGACTTGCTGTCTATAATAATAAATGTGTAATAGAGTTTTGTCTGTGATATTATAAATGGAACAAATTGCAACAATTTCAGTTGAACTCAGACTAGCACTTATGCGTGCTTTATCTATACTCATCTTATAAAAGAATCTATACGCGCTCACGCACTCTGGGGGCCACCCATTAATAGTAATAGAACTCTATGCTAAGTCTTCCCCCCTATATGAGTTAATACCCCCTGATAACTTTCACTGCCTCAAACATCTGAATGTATTTTCCAGCTGAGATGTAATTTTA
Coding sequences within:
- the LOC104223233 gene encoding uncharacterized protein encodes the protein MQSLSFNLNAGTKVSWPGRFNQGDGSKQQIHIRGNVKMFRIMACAPEMNSGAESQSSSPSRSESSFLSRSQTYALLKQQMEVATKSEDYKQAARLRDSLKIFEDEEPVLRLRRLLKEAIAEERFEDAARYRDELKDVAPHSLLKCSSDATTLGIRVQVRSVYIEGRSHPSKGLYFFAYRIRITNNSDRPVQLLRRHWIITDANGKTENVWGIGVIGEQPVILPNTGFEYSSACPLGTPSGRMEGDFEMKHIDKVGSRSFNVAIAPFSLSKVGDGGDTFSDGS